A window from Gammaproteobacteria bacterium encodes these proteins:
- a CDS encoding glycosyltransferase, with translation MAPHIALLSADYDITLVTSGSVDDLRGLLGRNVSFVSLQIDRKISLKNDLVALLKLWVLFREQKFDVVHSIMPKAGLLAMLAARAAGIPLRFHTFTGQVWVTKKGIGKYVLKLFDKIIAKNASWVLADSHSQRLILQENRIVKESKIVVLADGSFAGVNLNRFIFSAEVRDRVRLKHSIPVDGVVFLFLGRLNKDKGLLDLSRAFSTAARDARNLHLLIVGPDEERLDAEFSTLASRFPGRVHRVGFTDRPEDFLSAADVLCLPSYREGFPNVPLQAAAVGLPVIASRIYGITDAVEDGFTGILHCPRAQDEIAEAMLLLASNKDLRQQMGSAGRVRVLNKFSEERVTRAFADFYRDMF, from the coding sequence ATGGCGCCACATATAGCGCTACTTAGTGCCGATTACGACATAACATTGGTTACAAGTGGGAGTGTGGATGATCTGCGAGGGTTGCTTGGTAGAAATGTTTCCTTCGTATCGCTTCAGATAGATCGGAAAATCTCTCTTAAGAATGACTTGGTAGCGTTGCTCAAATTATGGGTGCTTTTTAGGGAACAAAAGTTCGATGTTGTTCATTCCATTATGCCTAAGGCGGGTTTGTTGGCTATGCTTGCAGCGAGGGCTGCGGGCATTCCGCTGCGCTTTCATACCTTTACCGGGCAAGTGTGGGTGACGAAGAAAGGGATTGGTAAATATGTTCTAAAGCTTTTTGACAAGATTATCGCCAAGAATGCTAGTTGGGTGCTTGCGGATAGCCATTCTCAGAGACTGATTCTTCAAGAAAATAGGATAGTTAAGGAATCAAAAATAGTTGTCCTGGCGGATGGTTCCTTTGCGGGTGTTAATCTGAATAGATTTATTTTTTCAGCCGAGGTGCGTGATCGGGTAAGATTGAAACATAGCATCCCAGTCGATGGTGTAGTCTTTTTGTTCCTAGGTAGGCTGAACAAAGACAAAGGCCTGTTGGATCTTTCTCGGGCATTTTCGACAGCGGCCAGAGACGCGCGGAATTTGCATCTTCTGATTGTAGGGCCGGATGAAGAGAGGCTGGATGCGGAATTTTCGACATTGGCGTCACGTTTTCCAGGCAGGGTGCATAGAGTTGGTTTTACTGATCGGCCAGAGGATTTCTTGTCGGCTGCGGATGTGTTGTGTTTACCGAGTTATCGTGAAGGATTTCCAAATGTGCCGCTTCAAGCGGCAGCCGTGGGTCTGCCAGTAATTGCATCTCGCATTTACGGAATAACCGATGCGGTGGAGGATGGCTTTACCGGGATTCTTCACTGCCCCAGAGCGCAAGATGAAATTGCAGAAGCAATGCTGCTGTTGGCGTCAAATAAAGATCTGCGGCAACAAATGGGAAGCGCGGGCCGCGTCAGGGTACTAAACAAATTTTCAGAAGAGCGAGTTACACGGGCTTTCGCAGATTTCTATCGAGACATGTTTTGA
- a CDS encoding polysaccharide deacetylase family protein yields MADLQEELPSVVISIDFEMRWGVHDIYGMNFNGYRNNLENCRSAVLSTLQALVQRNLKATWAAVGALGLNDWDEYFSFAPPPPKYLNSKLAVRKEYADIDPSGYLHFAPDLISEIVQTTGQELGSHSFSHLYFREPGVTSADFIADMMAVARLWRARFGVTPVSLVFPRNQSAFVDQLDGAGIRVWRDTEPAWFYDCNEQGKNTILPRTLRFVDSINPWTSRVSQIEKGVTRASLFVRFDLPNVLWRIQIKRIKRELKNLVAGEVFHLWWHPHNLGFDLAIGTARLVQVLDLIAEVCVKNKASSKTMKDFAYNERSSVLSL; encoded by the coding sequence GTGGCTGATTTGCAGGAAGAATTGCCGTCGGTTGTTATTTCTATCGATTTTGAGATGAGATGGGGAGTTCATGATATTTATGGCATGAATTTTAATGGATATCGTAATAATCTCGAAAACTGCAGGTCTGCAGTTCTCTCGACTTTGCAGGCCCTTGTGCAACGAAATTTAAAGGCGACATGGGCTGCCGTGGGGGCGTTAGGGTTGAACGACTGGGATGAGTATTTTTCCTTTGCCCCTCCACCTCCAAAATATTTAAATTCAAAGCTGGCTGTGCGTAAAGAATACGCAGATATTGATCCTAGCGGTTATCTGCATTTCGCTCCAGATTTGATAAGCGAAATTGTGCAAACGACCGGGCAGGAGCTAGGTAGCCATTCGTTTTCTCACCTTTATTTCCGTGAGCCGGGGGTCACTTCCGCAGACTTTATCGCTGATATGATGGCGGTCGCGAGGCTGTGGCGTGCGCGTTTTGGAGTTACCCCTGTCAGTCTCGTCTTTCCGCGTAATCAAAGTGCTTTTGTTGATCAGCTTGATGGTGCGGGAATTAGGGTTTGGCGAGATACAGAGCCTGCTTGGTTTTATGATTGTAATGAGCAAGGCAAAAATACGATACTGCCGAGGACGCTTCGTTTCGTTGACAGTATTAATCCGTGGACAAGTCGGGTGTCACAAATAGAAAAAGGCGTGACTCGCGCTAGCCTTTTTGTACGTTTTGATTTGCCTAATGTGCTATGGCGCATTCAGATCAAGCGAATAAAGCGGGAACTCAAAAACTTAGTGGCCGGAGAAGTATTTCATTTGTGGTGGCATCCTCACAATTTAGGATTTGATCTGGCTATCGGAACAGCTCGCCTTGTTCAGGTGCTTGATTTGATTGCCGAAGTATGTGTAAAGAATAAAGCATCTTCAAAGACAATGAAGGATTTTGCTTATAATGAGCGCAGCTCGGTATTATCACTCTAA
- a CDS encoding GNAT family N-acetyltransferase — MRLIVFRDFCPELERYWGGIESNSQYHVFQSYQWLKFWQQTIGNSMLAIRPWIAVVLNADNQPKLIFPLGVRSSFGSRVLEFLGGAQSDYQGPLIHDEWLVDIPKIRFAWTLVCKYLPRHDVRHFIKLPKLWCSIDNPMLEIWGVRFQDYSYSAILPASVGEFQAKQRKKFRADSSRQRKRLSEQGDVKFEVLDAGQCGSWDKSIDIMIEQKRQRCRSMGVPDLFADDAVQEFYRELSKMGNSTGLVHFSVLRSSEEIAATHWGAIFRDRFYYLMPTITNGKLGVYSPGRLLLENLVEWCINNNIKVFDFTIGGEEYKRDWCNSEMPLFEHLRVVTPLGLHYAGYIRLRRRVRRNRRMWGAVKFLYSWLRYGKENRG, encoded by the coding sequence GTGAGACTGATTGTTTTTCGCGATTTTTGCCCGGAGCTGGAGAGGTATTGGGGCGGTATTGAATCTAATTCGCAGTATCACGTCTTTCAGTCATATCAATGGTTAAAGTTTTGGCAACAAACAATTGGAAATTCGATGCTCGCAATCAGGCCGTGGATCGCCGTTGTGTTGAACGCCGATAACCAGCCGAAATTGATATTTCCGTTAGGGGTTCGGTCGAGTTTTGGGTCGCGAGTGCTGGAATTTCTTGGTGGAGCACAAAGTGATTATCAAGGCCCATTAATTCATGATGAATGGCTGGTAGATATACCGAAAATTCGGTTTGCATGGACGCTTGTATGCAAGTACTTGCCAAGACATGACGTCCGCCATTTTATTAAGTTGCCAAAATTGTGGTGCTCAATAGATAACCCAATGCTGGAAATATGGGGTGTGAGATTTCAGGATTATTCGTATTCGGCGATCCTTCCGGCTAGTGTTGGTGAGTTTCAAGCAAAGCAACGAAAAAAGTTTAGGGCGGATTCAAGTCGGCAACGCAAGCGCCTTTCAGAGCAAGGCGATGTTAAGTTCGAGGTGCTCGATGCTGGGCAATGCGGAAGCTGGGATAAATCGATCGATATTATGATTGAACAGAAGCGTCAGCGCTGTAGAAGTATGGGGGTTCCAGATCTATTTGCAGACGATGCCGTTCAAGAGTTCTACAGGGAATTGTCAAAAATGGGTAATAGTACAGGACTTGTTCACTTTTCTGTTTTGCGGTCCAGTGAAGAGATTGCGGCGACTCATTGGGGAGCAATCTTTCGAGACCGATTCTATTATCTAATGCCGACCATAACAAATGGGAAGCTGGGGGTGTATTCCCCGGGGCGGCTCTTGCTTGAGAATCTGGTTGAATGGTGTATTAATAACAATATTAAGGTGTTTGATTTTACGATTGGAGGAGAGGAATACAAGAGGGATTGGTGTAATAGTGAAATGCCATTATTCGAGCATCTTCGCGTAGTTACTCCGTTAGGACTTCATTATGCCGGGTATATTCGGTTGAGGCGGCGTGTGAGACGGAATCGGCGGATGTGGGGTGCGGTAAAGTTTTTGTATTCATGGCTTCGGTACGGAAAGGAAAATCGTGGCTGA
- a CDS encoding DegT/DnrJ/EryC1/StrS aminotransferase family protein: MTEISSTFFVANARTALKIAFQQLNMQPGQKVLIPDYICEVLIHPISQMNLIPIYYPVTKGLMPDWQVLESIVASSSCHALVMVHYFGQPQNIEQFRKFCSRYSLLLVEDNAHGYSGRFEGRRLGTFGDVGISSPRKFLGTPSGGVLHGEVFTSSEFVEALEPFPACRPRSILKMGANFCRPVRRLLRGWTDRNKDWSDPLLYQELVQPDYGIDRLSRWRIESANWQIIAMRRRGNWMAWAEFARSRGLMLIFDDVHHESCPWAMPVYAVSQAERNFWLEWGARNGISLFPWPSLPEHIVELNGDAISRWKRMVCFPLDMNPNELGL; this comes from the coding sequence TTGACTGAGATTTCTTCAACATTTTTTGTTGCCAACGCTCGAACAGCGCTGAAGATTGCGTTTCAGCAACTTAACATGCAACCAGGGCAAAAAGTACTTATCCCTGATTATATTTGTGAGGTATTAATCCATCCAATATCACAAATGAATCTGATACCGATTTATTATCCGGTTACCAAGGGTTTGATGCCGGATTGGCAGGTTCTTGAGTCAATTGTTGCTAGTTCCAGTTGTCATGCTCTGGTTATGGTTCATTATTTTGGACAACCGCAGAATATTGAACAATTTCGCAAGTTCTGCTCACGCTATAGTCTGCTACTGGTGGAAGACAACGCCCACGGATATAGTGGGCGATTCGAAGGCAGACGTCTCGGTACATTCGGTGATGTAGGAATAAGCTCTCCCAGAAAATTTCTTGGAACTCCTTCAGGAGGTGTATTGCATGGGGAAGTTTTCACATCTTCTGAATTTGTCGAAGCACTGGAGCCATTTCCAGCGTGTCGGCCAAGATCGATTTTAAAGATGGGGGCGAATTTTTGTCGGCCTGTACGGCGTCTATTGCGAGGTTGGACTGATCGAAATAAGGATTGGAGTGATCCACTCTTGTATCAAGAATTAGTACAGCCTGATTATGGGATAGATCGGCTTTCACGCTGGCGTATTGAGTCGGCTAACTGGCAAATTATCGCCATGCGAAGACGTGGTAATTGGATGGCTTGGGCGGAGTTTGCGAGAAGCAGAGGGTTGATGTTGATATTTGATGATGTTCATCATGAGTCTTGTCCCTGGGCTATGCCAGTTTACGCTGTTAGTCAAGCTGAGAGGAATTTCTGGTTAGAGTGGGGGGCGAGGAATGGGATTTCACTTTTTCCATGGCCATCTTTGCCCGAACATATTGTTGAGCTTAATGGTGATGCGATCTCGCGATGGAAACGCATGGTCTGTTTTCCGCTCGATATGAATCCTAATGAACTTGGATTGTGA
- a CDS encoding acyltransferase, whose product MAANGLKFCDDLFCPVGIFDGIYLLGRYELSWNGTVNFYKNRFLRIAPLLYFNLLIIMALTGRWMPILGHPAFFGDIFFVNNITGQVINPVTWSISYEMQDYMLCPLFFWLFHRYGQRNLMLLLSVILVMGFYAYLAQSNQEIILFKLFQFTWLFLAGFFANYLIRLLHEEWNLKGSGVLRFLGFVCFVSENICHWILYNAGKEFLAEVVLCVFAISSIVKWSNETGHLVKG is encoded by the coding sequence ATGGCCGCCAACGGGCTCAAATTTTGTGATGATCTTTTTTGTCCTGTCGGGATATTTGATGGAATTTATCTGCTTGGACGTTATGAGCTATCCTGGAATGGAACCGTTAATTTTTACAAGAATAGGTTTTTAAGAATAGCCCCTCTTCTTTATTTTAATCTATTAATCATCATGGCATTGACGGGACGTTGGATGCCGATATTAGGGCATCCAGCATTTTTTGGTGATATTTTCTTTGTTAATAATATTACGGGGCAAGTGATAAACCCAGTTACATGGTCGATCTCATATGAGATGCAGGACTATATGCTTTGCCCGTTATTCTTCTGGCTATTTCATCGTTATGGTCAGCGAAATCTCATGCTGCTATTATCTGTGATTCTTGTTATGGGTTTTTACGCATATCTAGCACAGTCTAATCAAGAAATCATTTTGTTTAAGCTTTTTCAGTTTACTTGGTTGTTTCTTGCGGGATTTTTTGCGAATTACTTAATTAGGCTTCTCCATGAGGAGTGGAACCTAAAGGGCAGTGGAGTTCTTCGTTTTCTAGGATTCGTTTGCTTCGTTAGTGAAAATATATGTCACTGGATTTTGTATAATGCGGGTAAAGAATTTCTGGCTGAGGTGGTTTTGTGCGTCTTCGCTATCTCCTCAATAGTGAAGTGGTCTAATGAAACCGGACACCTTGTTAAGGGGTAA
- a CDS encoding glycosyltransferase, whose protein sequence is MKQEPLVSILMNCYNGEKYLREAIESVLAQTYQNWEIIFWDNQSVDRSAEIFKSYIDTRLKYFCAPSHTDLGGGRARAWAHIIGEFVAVLDADDVWLPAKLEKQVPLFDDPAVGIVISDTLFFNESTERPLYAGKYPPTGWVFEQLLEQYSISLETVVLRRSTILKLPRAFDPDFSFIADFDLIVRLSRISKLALCPEVLAKWRVHAGSDTWKYPQAFLAEKERWIQKQMIEDPSLVEQYAYAIRKFNSKNCRIKAALALLKSQRYLALETILKGGLDHWHAWVLLFFCFIPFSGVAISYLYKRKLELA, encoded by the coding sequence ATGAAACAAGAGCCATTAGTTAGCATTCTGATGAATTGCTACAACGGGGAAAAATATCTACGCGAAGCCATTGAGAGTGTGCTGGCGCAAACATACCAGAACTGGGAAATTATTTTCTGGGACAATCAGTCTGTAGATCGTAGTGCAGAGATATTCAAAAGTTATATAGATACACGACTTAAATATTTTTGTGCACCTTCTCACACCGATCTTGGTGGGGGGCGGGCTAGGGCATGGGCGCATATCATTGGTGAATTTGTGGCGGTATTAGATGCTGATGATGTGTGGTTACCGGCTAAGCTTGAAAAGCAGGTCCCCCTTTTTGATGATCCTGCAGTGGGGATAGTTATCAGTGACACACTGTTTTTCAATGAGAGTACCGAGAGACCACTTTATGCTGGAAAATATCCTCCAACAGGCTGGGTATTCGAGCAGTTGTTGGAGCAATATTCTATTTCTTTAGAAACGGTAGTATTGCGTAGATCAACCATATTAAAGCTACCAAGGGCCTTCGATCCCGATTTTAGTTTCATTGCGGATTTTGATCTGATAGTGCGCCTGAGTCGTATTTCAAAGCTTGCGCTTTGCCCCGAGGTTCTTGCGAAATGGCGGGTTCATGCTGGTAGTGATACGTGGAAGTATCCGCAGGCATTTCTCGCTGAGAAAGAGCGATGGATTCAGAAACAGATGATAGAGGACCCGTCTCTTGTCGAACAATATGCGTACGCAATTCGTAAGTTCAATAGTAAAAATTGTAGGATAAAAGCCGCGCTTGCACTTCTGAAAAGTCAGAGATATCTTGCATTAGAGACAATATTGAAAGGTGGTTTAGATCACTGGCATGCTTGGGTACTCCTGTTTTTTTGCTTCATTCCATTTTCAGGGGTAGCGATTTCATATCTTTACAAACGAAAGCTGGAGCTTGCCTGA
- a CDS encoding NAD-dependent epimerase/dehydratase family protein, protein MTQEKIRILVVGGTGFIGSHVVNHAAQLGWDVTSLSLRAGKRNGYPSVRYLSGNIVDSDDLKKVLDNVKFEYVVNCGGYIDHTLFFRGGRNVFDSHFRGVLNLAETLDRDVLRAFVNIGSSDEYGSASAPQVETQREAPISPYSLGKVAATHFLQMLYRTENFPATTLRLFLTYGPGQDNRRFLPQIILGCLEDRSFPVSKGAQMRDFCFVQDVVDAVFLTFDSSSVKGEVINIASGQSVSIRAIIETVQRLIGRGKPLFGKIDYRPSENMRLHADISKAKAFLGWEPNVTLEVGLEKTIQWIRQQL, encoded by the coding sequence ATGACGCAAGAAAAAATACGCATTTTGGTGGTAGGTGGCACTGGATTCATCGGTAGCCATGTTGTTAATCATGCTGCCCAGCTTGGCTGGGATGTGACCAGCCTCTCGCTGCGAGCTGGTAAGCGGAATGGGTATCCCAGTGTGCGCTATCTTTCGGGTAATATCGTCGATAGCGACGATCTTAAAAAAGTTTTAGACAATGTTAAGTTTGAGTATGTAGTAAACTGCGGTGGATACATCGACCATACGTTGTTTTTTCGAGGTGGACGGAATGTTTTTGATTCGCATTTTCGCGGGGTTCTTAATCTGGCAGAGACGCTAGATCGTGATGTACTCCGTGCTTTTGTAAATATTGGCAGTAGCGATGAATATGGTAGTGCTTCCGCACCTCAAGTTGAGACTCAGCGAGAGGCCCCAATCTCGCCATATTCCCTTGGTAAGGTGGCGGCTACGCATTTTTTGCAGATGCTCTATCGAACCGAGAATTTCCCAGCAACAACCTTGCGGCTTTTTCTAACGTACGGCCCCGGTCAGGATAATCGGCGTTTTCTGCCTCAAATCATTTTGGGTTGTCTAGAAGATCGTTCTTTCCCAGTATCAAAAGGGGCGCAGATGCGAGATTTTTGCTTTGTTCAGGATGTGGTTGATGCCGTATTCTTGACCTTCGACAGCTCTTCAGTTAAGGGTGAGGTGATTAATATTGCTTCGGGCCAGTCTGTTTCCATACGCGCTATAATTGAAACTGTCCAGCGTTTAATTGGTCGAGGTAAACCTTTGTTTGGCAAAATTGACTACAGGCCAAGTGAGAATATGCGGCTTCATGCAGATATTTCCAAAGCCAAAGCATTTCTGGGGTGGGAGCCAAACGTAACCTTAGAAGTGGGTTTGGAAAAGACGATCCAATGGATTAGGCAGCAGTTATGA
- a CDS encoding dTDP-4-dehydrorhamnose 3,5-epimerase family protein has product MIGVESVIEGVTLTELRQIIDERGAVLHMLRSDSSDFTRFGECYFSEVLPGAVKAWKRHRTQTQNLAVPVGRVRFVIYDDRKLSFTRNKLQIFELGRPDNYLRLRIPPGLWYGFTCISASAALIANCPDFPHDPTESEMCKVNESTIPYNWELLG; this is encoded by the coding sequence ATGATCGGTGTAGAGAGTGTGATTGAGGGAGTAACTCTGACAGAACTGCGCCAGATTATCGATGAACGTGGTGCCGTGTTGCATATGTTACGCAGTGATTCATCTGATTTTACCCGTTTTGGCGAATGCTATTTTTCAGAAGTATTACCCGGTGCTGTAAAGGCTTGGAAGCGTCATCGTACGCAGACTCAGAATTTGGCGGTACCAGTGGGGCGCGTTCGCTTTGTTATCTACGACGACAGGAAATTGTCGTTCACAAGAAATAAATTGCAGATTTTCGAGCTTGGTCGTCCCGATAATTACCTCAGGCTTCGTATTCCGCCAGGTCTCTGGTATGGATTCACCTGCATCAGCGCTAGTGCCGCTCTTATTGCAAATTGTCCCGATTTTCCCCATGATCCAACAGAAAGTGAAATGTGCAAAGTGAATGAATCGACGATTCCGTATAACTGGGAACTGTTGGGCTGA
- the rfbG gene encoding CDP-glucose 4,6-dehydratase, with translation MFSNIYNGRRVLVTGHTGFKGSWLITWLLKLGAKIIGASKDVPTHPAMFEELELASRIKHVQTDIRDLAAMCELIEKEKPDFVFHLAAQAIVSASYADPVETMSTNVIGTMNILEALRAASWPCVAVLITSDKCYDNVEWVWGYREADQLGGKDVYSGSKGAAELVIKSYLNSFFKKDHPVRLAIGRAGNVIGGGDWAKDRIVVDCVRAWNERCSVEIRSPQATRPWQHVLEPLSGYLVLGQMVAQQSQFHGEAFNFGPRAEQNRTVVELLRDLGQRWGFTDLDQAYRITADIPFHEAGLLKLNCDKALFHLKWEPNLDYIETIGLVGDWYTAFYRERADMYALTLEQIANYEHLAAERNRVWAK, from the coding sequence ATGTTTTCTAACATCTACAATGGTAGGCGGGTATTGGTGACTGGCCATACTGGGTTTAAGGGTAGTTGGCTTATTACTTGGTTGCTAAAGTTGGGCGCTAAAATAATCGGTGCTTCTAAGGATGTGCCTACTCATCCGGCGATGTTCGAGGAGTTGGAGCTTGCCAGTCGGATCAAACACGTTCAGACGGATATTCGCGATCTAGCTGCGATGTGCGAACTGATCGAAAAGGAAAAGCCGGATTTTGTCTTTCATCTTGCTGCGCAGGCAATCGTCTCAGCTTCTTATGCCGATCCTGTGGAAACGATGTCGACAAATGTGATAGGTACCATGAATATTCTGGAGGCGCTACGGGCAGCAAGTTGGCCTTGCGTAGCCGTGTTGATTACCAGTGATAAGTGTTATGACAATGTCGAGTGGGTATGGGGTTATCGCGAAGCCGACCAACTGGGGGGCAAAGATGTTTATAGCGGTTCCAAGGGTGCCGCCGAACTAGTTATCAAGTCATATTTAAATTCGTTTTTTAAGAAAGATCATCCCGTACGTCTGGCTATTGGTCGTGCCGGAAATGTGATCGGCGGAGGGGATTGGGCGAAAGATCGGATCGTGGTGGATTGCGTTCGGGCCTGGAATGAACGATGTAGCGTTGAAATACGCAGTCCTCAGGCTACCCGTCCCTGGCAGCATGTATTAGAACCTTTGAGCGGATATCTGGTCCTTGGTCAGATGGTCGCCCAACAGTCGCAATTTCACGGCGAGGCCTTCAATTTCGGTCCTCGAGCCGAACAAAATCGCACTGTGGTCGAGTTGCTCCGCGATTTGGGGCAGCGATGGGGTTTCACGGATCTAGATCAAGCCTATCGTATCACCGCGGACATACCCTTTCATGAGGCTGGGTTACTTAAGCTCAATTGTGACAAGGCTTTGTTTCATCTGAAATGGGAGCCGAATCTTGATTATATTGAAACCATTGGCCTGGTTGGTGATTGGTATACGGCTTTTTATCGTGAACGAGCCGATATGTATGCTCTGACTCTTGAGCAGATCGCCAACTATGAGCATTTGGCCGCTGAGCGAAATCGAGTTTGGGCAAAATGA
- the rfbF gene encoding glucose-1-phosphate cytidylyltransferase, which yields MKVVILCGGLGTRLSEETQVKPKPMVEIGGRPILWHIMKIYEHYGFNDFTLALGYKGEVIKDYFLNYHARLSDLTVNLKSGQVDYSNPTAEDWRVSLIDTGATTLTGGRLLRLKHHLQSGSTFMLTYGDGVSDVNVTELLAFHRDHGKLATVTAVRPSARFGGLRLGEGRVLDFKEKPQSGEGWINGGFFVFESAVFDYLEGDATVLEQAPLETLAHDGQLMAFEHPGYWQCMDTIRDRDALQAACESGSAPWLRGN from the coding sequence ATGAAAGTCGTAATACTTTGTGGCGGGTTAGGTACTCGTTTGAGCGAAGAAACTCAGGTAAAACCGAAGCCGATGGTTGAGATAGGTGGGCGCCCAATCCTGTGGCACATAATGAAGATATATGAGCACTATGGATTTAATGATTTCACTTTGGCTTTGGGTTATAAGGGTGAAGTGATTAAGGACTATTTCCTTAATTACCACGCCCGCCTTAGCGATTTGACGGTGAATTTGAAAAGTGGACAGGTGGATTACTCAAATCCCACAGCTGAGGACTGGCGAGTGTCGCTCATCGATACTGGCGCTACTACGCTTACTGGAGGACGTTTGCTGCGATTGAAGCACCATTTGCAATCCGGTAGTACATTTATGCTTACCTACGGTGACGGAGTTTCGGATGTGAATGTGACCGAATTGTTGGCCTTCCATCGTGACCACGGCAAGCTGGCGACAGTGACAGCTGTTAGGCCTTCGGCTCGCTTTGGAGGTTTAAGGCTTGGCGAGGGACGCGTGCTTGATTTCAAGGAGAAGCCACAGTCTGGAGAAGGGTGGATAAACGGCGGGTTTTTCGTGTTTGAGTCAGCAGTATTCGATTATTTGGAAGGCGATGCTACCGTGTTGGAGCAAGCGCCGTTGGAGACTTTGGCGCATGATGGTCAGTTGATGGCCTTTGAGCACCCTGGCTATTGGCAATGCATGGATACAATACGTGATCGAGATGCATTGCAGGCGGCGTGTGAGAGCGGCTCCGCGCCATGGCTGAGAGGCAATTGA
- a CDS encoding 3-deoxy-manno-octulosonate cytidylyltransferase → MNVLALIPARMGSSRFPGKPLALILGKPMIGHVYERVSQNPLLTATVVATCDYEIAHYIESIGGRAIMTGSHHERASDRCAEALAILEREDGVVYDIVVMVQGDEPMTHPDMISEAVNPMLKDTGLQIVNLLGKIESVAEFEDRNCIKVVCDLHSNALYFSREPIPTRSRVDAIPMGKQVCIIPFRRDFLLEYTRMAPTPLEVVESVDMMRVLEHGLKVRMVPTRYNTYAVDTPSDLMRVEKLMVEGA, encoded by the coding sequence ATGAATGTTCTCGCGCTCATCCCCGCTCGCATGGGGAGTAGTAGGTTTCCCGGCAAACCATTGGCTCTTATATTAGGAAAGCCAATGATTGGCCATGTATACGAACGAGTGTCCCAGAATCCTCTGTTGACCGCTACTGTAGTGGCGACATGCGATTATGAGATTGCCCATTACATAGAGAGCATTGGTGGGCGTGCCATTATGACTGGTAGTCACCATGAGAGAGCGTCTGATCGTTGTGCCGAGGCACTTGCGATTCTAGAAAGAGAAGATGGGGTGGTTTACGATATCGTAGTCATGGTGCAGGGGGATGAGCCAATGACTCACCCAGATATGATCTCAGAGGCGGTCAATCCTATGCTGAAGGATACTGGCCTCCAAATTGTGAATTTGTTGGGTAAGATTGAGTCTGTCGCTGAGTTTGAAGATCGCAACTGCATTAAAGTGGTTTGTGATTTACATAGTAATGCACTCTATTTTTCTCGTGAGCCAATTCCGACTCGGTCAAGAGTTGATGCGATTCCCATGGGTAAACAGGTTTGTATTATTCCTTTCAGGCGAGATTTTCTGCTGGAGTATACTCGAATGGCTCCGACGCCATTGGAGGTTGTGGAATCAGTGGACATGATGCGTGTTCTCGAGCATGGGCTAAAGGTGAGAATGGTGCCAACGCGGTATAACACCTACGCAGTCGACACGCCATCTGATTTGATGAGGGTAGAAAAATTGATGGTCGAGGGCGCTTGA